GGTGATTTCTTGATAGAAGAATGAATGTGGAACATGCAGTGCGGGAAGTTGCAAAAAGAATCAAACCAGAGGCTGGAAATACTTTAGAAAGATTATTTGCGAGGGCTATAGGACTACTGGATACAGTCGAAGTTCTTGCTCAATTGCATTACCGGGATTCAATAAGTTGGATCGCATGCTCCGCAGCCGATCGGACTTCCGGATCGGTTTCTTTTTCCAATAATGTTGTAAGTGGAGAGAGAAACGTGGTGTCGCCAATCTCGCCAAGTTGAGTCATGGCCGCCCCCCGTTCGTTGGGTTGTGCTTTTTTGGCGACTGTCCATAAGACAGCCTCCGCTTCAGGGGTATGAAACACCCCCTGTCCTAGTTCCTGAATGATTTTCAACCTGGCGCGTTGTTGGACAATAGCCTGAGTGGCGCCTCGAGCTCCGGCCGCATTAACCAACTCATTCTGGGTAAAGGGCCTGACCAACACCTCCATTAACATGTCCTGGGCATTCTGGTCTCCATCAATGTATCCCCGAATGAGATCTCCTACAAAACAGTAATAGGGGTCTTCCTCCAGATTACCGATCGCATCCCAATACAGACTCCCGAGGGGAATCGCATTGGGTTCTGCTTCAAAGTGATGTGAAAAGACTTGACCCAATCGGTCATGCACCAGCTTCATGTCGTAGCGGATAGCTGTCGCTTGTTCCAACACTTGAAACTGTCCACTGGGTATTTCCTCATATTGAATGTAGAGAATGGCATCATGTGGTTGCTTGGGATCAAAGACCACCTGGAACCCCGCATCTTCCAGTTTGAGTTTCAAGGTTATCCCCACATTGTAGGGTGGACTCGGCACATTCAACCAGGTTTGGACGGTGCCGGCGACGAGGATGGTGTGAATGTTTTGTAGAATCTTTTGATCCTCCTGAGACCATGAAGGCTTGGTTAGTGGCGCTTCATTTGCCCACAGTCTATCCGTGAGAGAAATCGTCAGGGTCAGACTGATGAGGAGGACAGACGCGCTCCACGCAGTCCTCAGGTATCGGATGGCTAATCGCTGTCGTGGCCACCCGGCATTTCGTTCATGTTCGTTTCGTGGGGAAAAAAAGAAAAGAAGTCTGATCGGATTCCATCGGCTGAGACGGTGAAGCATAGGACGCTCCATTGGGTTGGACGAATCTGGTCTCTCCGGCCATCAATGACGTATTACTTGCAGCCTATCAAGAGTTGATGCGGAATTCCAAATCTTCCTGATGCCATGCTGACCTTTCTGTTCTTCTTTTGCCTCTCCACACCTTGACTAATTTCCTGAATTGACCAAAAATCTCCTCTCAGCCGATGCCCGCATCTGCGGTGGGAAATAAACCATAACAGAAGAAGGCTTGCTCACACTGACATTCGTGCAATCGTAATTCGG
The DNA window shown above is from Nitrospiraceae bacterium and carries:
- a CDS encoding HEAT repeat domain-containing protein translates to MLHRLSRWNPIRLLFFFSPRNEHERNAGWPRQRLAIRYLRTAWSASVLLISLTLTISLTDRLWANEAPLTKPSWSQEDQKILQNIHTILVAGTVQTWLNVPSPPYNVGITLKLKLEDAGFQVVFDPKQPHDAILYIQYEEIPSGQFQVLEQATAIRYDMKLVHDRLGQVFSHHFEAEPNAIPLGSLYWDAIGNLEEDPYYCFVGDLIRGYIDGDQNAQDMLMEVLVRPFTQNELVNAAGARGATQAIVQQRARLKIIQELGQGVFHTPEAEAVLWTVAKKAQPNERGAAMTQLGEIGDTTFLSPLTTLLEKETDPEVRSAAEHAIQLIESR